One part of the Eulemur rufifrons isolate Redbay chromosome 16, OSU_ERuf_1, whole genome shotgun sequence genome encodes these proteins:
- the XRCC6 gene encoding X-ray repair cross-complementing protein 6 isoform X1 produces the protein MSGWESYYKTEGDDEEEEQESFETGGEYKYSGRDSLIFLVDASRAMFESQGEDELTPFDMSIQCIQSVYINKIISSDRDLLAVVFYGTKEDKNSVNFKNIYVLQELDNPGAKRILELDQFKGQQGKKHFQDLIGHGSDYSLNEVLWVCANLFSDVQFKMSHKRIMLFTNEDNPHGNDSAKASRARTKAGDLRDTGIFLDLMHLKKPGGFDISLFYRDIITIAEDEDLGIHFEESSKLEDLLRKVRAKESRKRVLYRLKLKLNKDIALTLGVYNLVQKAFKPAPIRLYRETNEPVKTKTRTFNVNTGSLLLPSDTKRSQIYGSRQIVLEKEETEELKRFDEPGLILIGFKPLAMLKMHHYLRPSLFVYPEESLVNGSSTLFSALLIKCLEKEVLAVCRYTPRKNIPPCFVALVPQEEELDDQKIQVTPPGFQLVFLPYADDKRKVPVTEKVIANPEQVDKMKAIVQKLRFKYRSDSFENPVLQQHFRNLEALALDLMEPEQAVDLTLPKIEAMNKRLGSLVDEFKELVYPPDYNPERKVTKQKQDGEGSGSKRPKMEFSEEELKAHVSKGTLGKLTVPVLREACRVYGLKGGVKKQELLDVLTKHFQN, from the exons ATGTCAGGGTGGGAGTCTTATTACAAAACTGAGGGcgatgatgaagaagaagaacaagagaGCTTTGAAACGGGTG gagaatataaatattcaggaagagacagtttgatttttttggtCGATGCCTCCAGGGCCATGTTTGAATCTCAGGGTGAAGATGAATTGACTCCTTTTGACATGAGCATCCAG tgtatCCAAAGTGTGTACATCAATAAGATCATAAGCAGTGATCGAGATCTCTTGGCAGTGGTATTCTATGGTACTAAGGAAGACAAAAattcagtgaattttaaaaatatttacgtCTTACAGGAGTTGGATAATCCAG GTGCTAAACGAATTCTAGAGCTTGACCAATTTAAGGGGCAgcagggaaaaaaacatttccaGGACCTGATAGGCCATGGATCTGACTATTCATTAAATGAAGTGCTGTGGGTCTGTGCCAACCTCTTTAGTGATGTGCAGTTCAAGATGAGTCACAAGAGGATCATGCTGTTCACCAATGAAGACAATCCTCATGGCAATGACAGTGCCAAAGCTAGCAGGGCCAGGACCAAAGCTGGTGATCTCCGTGATACAG GTATCTTCCTTGACTTGATGCACCTGAAGAAACCTGGGGGCTTTGACATATCCTTGTTCTACAGAGATATCATCACCATTGCAGAAGATGAGGACCTTGGAATTCACTTTGAGGAATCGAGCAAGCTAGAAGACCTGTTGAGGAAAGTTCGCGCCAAGGAGTCCAGAAAGCGAGTGCTCTACAG GTTAAAGCTTAAGCTCAACAAAGATATAGCACTCACTTTGGGCGTCTATAATCTGGTCCAGAAGGCTTTCAAGCCTGCTCCAATAAGGCTCTATCGGGAAACAAATGAACCAGTGAAAACCAAGACCCGGACATTTAATGTAAATACAGGCAGTTTGCTTCTGCCTAGCGACACCAAGAGGTCTCAG ATCTATGGGAGTCGTCAGATTGTGCtagagaaagaggaaacagaagagCTGAAACGGTTTGATGAACCAGGTTTGATTCTCATTGGTTTCAAGCCCTTAGCAATGCTGAAGATGCACCACTACCTGAGGCCCTCCCTGTTCGTGTACCCTGAGGAGTCCCTGGTGAACG GGAGCTCAACCCTGTTCAGTGCTCTACTCATCAAGTGCCTGGAGAAGGAGGTCCTAGCAGTGTGCAGATATACACCCCGCAAGAACATCCCCCCTTGTTTTGTGGCTTTGGTGCCACAGGAAGAGGAGTTGGATGACCAGAAAATTCAAGTGACTCCTCCAG GCTTCCAGCTTGTCTTCTTGCCCTATGCTGATGATAAGCGGAAGGTGCCCGTTACTGAAAAAGTCATAGCAAACCCAGAGCAGGTGGACAAGATGAAGGCGATTGTTCAGAAGCTCCGCTTCAAGTACAG AAGTGACAGCTTTGAGAACCCAGTGCTACAGCAGCACTTCAGGAACCTGGAGGCCTTGGCTTTGGATCTGATGGAGCCTGAACAAGCCGTCGATCTGACAT TGCCCAAGATTGAAGCAATGAATAAAAGACTGGGCTCCCTGGTGGATGAGTTTAAGGAACTTGTCTACCCACCCGATTAcaatcctgagaggaaagttACCAAGCAGAAACAAG ATGGTGAAGGTTCTGGAAGCAAAAGGCCCAAGATGGAGTTTTCTGAAGAGGAGCTGAAGGCCCACGTCAGCAAGGGCACGCTGGGCAAGTTGACCGTGCCAGTGCTAAGGGAGGCCTGCAGGGTGTATGGGCTAAAGGGTGGGGTGAAGAAGCAGGAGCTGCTGGATGTACTCACCAAGCACTTCCAGAACTGA
- the XRCC6 gene encoding X-ray repair cross-complementing protein 6 isoform X2, protein MSGWESYYKTEGDDEEEEQESFETGGEYKYSGRDSLIFLVDASRAMFESQGEDELTPFDMSIQELDNPGAKRILELDQFKGQQGKKHFQDLIGHGSDYSLNEVLWVCANLFSDVQFKMSHKRIMLFTNEDNPHGNDSAKASRARTKAGDLRDTGIFLDLMHLKKPGGFDISLFYRDIITIAEDEDLGIHFEESSKLEDLLRKVRAKESRKRVLYRLKLKLNKDIALTLGVYNLVQKAFKPAPIRLYRETNEPVKTKTRTFNVNTGSLLLPSDTKRSQIYGSRQIVLEKEETEELKRFDEPGLILIGFKPLAMLKMHHYLRPSLFVYPEESLVNGSSTLFSALLIKCLEKEVLAVCRYTPRKNIPPCFVALVPQEEELDDQKIQVTPPGFQLVFLPYADDKRKVPVTEKVIANPEQVDKMKAIVQKLRFKYRSDSFENPVLQQHFRNLEALALDLMEPEQAVDLTLPKIEAMNKRLGSLVDEFKELVYPPDYNPERKVTKQKQDGEGSGSKRPKMEFSEEELKAHVSKGTLGKLTVPVLREACRVYGLKGGVKKQELLDVLTKHFQN, encoded by the exons ATGTCAGGGTGGGAGTCTTATTACAAAACTGAGGGcgatgatgaagaagaagaacaagagaGCTTTGAAACGGGTG gagaatataaatattcaggaagagacagtttgatttttttggtCGATGCCTCCAGGGCCATGTTTGAATCTCAGGGTGAAGATGAATTGACTCCTTTTGACATGAGCATCCAG GAGTTGGATAATCCAG GTGCTAAACGAATTCTAGAGCTTGACCAATTTAAGGGGCAgcagggaaaaaaacatttccaGGACCTGATAGGCCATGGATCTGACTATTCATTAAATGAAGTGCTGTGGGTCTGTGCCAACCTCTTTAGTGATGTGCAGTTCAAGATGAGTCACAAGAGGATCATGCTGTTCACCAATGAAGACAATCCTCATGGCAATGACAGTGCCAAAGCTAGCAGGGCCAGGACCAAAGCTGGTGATCTCCGTGATACAG GTATCTTCCTTGACTTGATGCACCTGAAGAAACCTGGGGGCTTTGACATATCCTTGTTCTACAGAGATATCATCACCATTGCAGAAGATGAGGACCTTGGAATTCACTTTGAGGAATCGAGCAAGCTAGAAGACCTGTTGAGGAAAGTTCGCGCCAAGGAGTCCAGAAAGCGAGTGCTCTACAG GTTAAAGCTTAAGCTCAACAAAGATATAGCACTCACTTTGGGCGTCTATAATCTGGTCCAGAAGGCTTTCAAGCCTGCTCCAATAAGGCTCTATCGGGAAACAAATGAACCAGTGAAAACCAAGACCCGGACATTTAATGTAAATACAGGCAGTTTGCTTCTGCCTAGCGACACCAAGAGGTCTCAG ATCTATGGGAGTCGTCAGATTGTGCtagagaaagaggaaacagaagagCTGAAACGGTTTGATGAACCAGGTTTGATTCTCATTGGTTTCAAGCCCTTAGCAATGCTGAAGATGCACCACTACCTGAGGCCCTCCCTGTTCGTGTACCCTGAGGAGTCCCTGGTGAACG GGAGCTCAACCCTGTTCAGTGCTCTACTCATCAAGTGCCTGGAGAAGGAGGTCCTAGCAGTGTGCAGATATACACCCCGCAAGAACATCCCCCCTTGTTTTGTGGCTTTGGTGCCACAGGAAGAGGAGTTGGATGACCAGAAAATTCAAGTGACTCCTCCAG GCTTCCAGCTTGTCTTCTTGCCCTATGCTGATGATAAGCGGAAGGTGCCCGTTACTGAAAAAGTCATAGCAAACCCAGAGCAGGTGGACAAGATGAAGGCGATTGTTCAGAAGCTCCGCTTCAAGTACAG AAGTGACAGCTTTGAGAACCCAGTGCTACAGCAGCACTTCAGGAACCTGGAGGCCTTGGCTTTGGATCTGATGGAGCCTGAACAAGCCGTCGATCTGACAT TGCCCAAGATTGAAGCAATGAATAAAAGACTGGGCTCCCTGGTGGATGAGTTTAAGGAACTTGTCTACCCACCCGATTAcaatcctgagaggaaagttACCAAGCAGAAACAAG ATGGTGAAGGTTCTGGAAGCAAAAGGCCCAAGATGGAGTTTTCTGAAGAGGAGCTGAAGGCCCACGTCAGCAAGGGCACGCTGGGCAAGTTGACCGTGCCAGTGCTAAGGGAGGCCTGCAGGGTGTATGGGCTAAAGGGTGGGGTGAAGAAGCAGGAGCTGCTGGATGTACTCACCAAGCACTTCCAGAACTGA
- the XRCC6 gene encoding X-ray repair cross-complementing protein 6 isoform X3: MMKKKNKRALKRVCIQSVYINKIISSDRDLLAVVFYGTKEDKNSVNFKNIYVLQELDNPGAKRILELDQFKGQQGKKHFQDLIGHGSDYSLNEVLWVCANLFSDVQFKMSHKRIMLFTNEDNPHGNDSAKASRARTKAGDLRDTGIFLDLMHLKKPGGFDISLFYRDIITIAEDEDLGIHFEESSKLEDLLRKVRAKESRKRVLYRLKLKLNKDIALTLGVYNLVQKAFKPAPIRLYRETNEPVKTKTRTFNVNTGSLLLPSDTKRSQIYGSRQIVLEKEETEELKRFDEPGLILIGFKPLAMLKMHHYLRPSLFVYPEESLVNGSSTLFSALLIKCLEKEVLAVCRYTPRKNIPPCFVALVPQEEELDDQKIQVTPPGFQLVFLPYADDKRKVPVTEKVIANPEQVDKMKAIVQKLRFKYRSDSFENPVLQQHFRNLEALALDLMEPEQAVDLTLPKIEAMNKRLGSLVDEFKELVYPPDYNPERKVTKQKQDGEGSGSKRPKMEFSEEELKAHVSKGTLGKLTVPVLREACRVYGLKGGVKKQELLDVLTKHFQN; encoded by the exons atgatgaagaagaagaacaagagaGCTTTGAAACGGGTG tgtatCCAAAGTGTGTACATCAATAAGATCATAAGCAGTGATCGAGATCTCTTGGCAGTGGTATTCTATGGTACTAAGGAAGACAAAAattcagtgaattttaaaaatatttacgtCTTACAGGAGTTGGATAATCCAG GTGCTAAACGAATTCTAGAGCTTGACCAATTTAAGGGGCAgcagggaaaaaaacatttccaGGACCTGATAGGCCATGGATCTGACTATTCATTAAATGAAGTGCTGTGGGTCTGTGCCAACCTCTTTAGTGATGTGCAGTTCAAGATGAGTCACAAGAGGATCATGCTGTTCACCAATGAAGACAATCCTCATGGCAATGACAGTGCCAAAGCTAGCAGGGCCAGGACCAAAGCTGGTGATCTCCGTGATACAG GTATCTTCCTTGACTTGATGCACCTGAAGAAACCTGGGGGCTTTGACATATCCTTGTTCTACAGAGATATCATCACCATTGCAGAAGATGAGGACCTTGGAATTCACTTTGAGGAATCGAGCAAGCTAGAAGACCTGTTGAGGAAAGTTCGCGCCAAGGAGTCCAGAAAGCGAGTGCTCTACAG GTTAAAGCTTAAGCTCAACAAAGATATAGCACTCACTTTGGGCGTCTATAATCTGGTCCAGAAGGCTTTCAAGCCTGCTCCAATAAGGCTCTATCGGGAAACAAATGAACCAGTGAAAACCAAGACCCGGACATTTAATGTAAATACAGGCAGTTTGCTTCTGCCTAGCGACACCAAGAGGTCTCAG ATCTATGGGAGTCGTCAGATTGTGCtagagaaagaggaaacagaagagCTGAAACGGTTTGATGAACCAGGTTTGATTCTCATTGGTTTCAAGCCCTTAGCAATGCTGAAGATGCACCACTACCTGAGGCCCTCCCTGTTCGTGTACCCTGAGGAGTCCCTGGTGAACG GGAGCTCAACCCTGTTCAGTGCTCTACTCATCAAGTGCCTGGAGAAGGAGGTCCTAGCAGTGTGCAGATATACACCCCGCAAGAACATCCCCCCTTGTTTTGTGGCTTTGGTGCCACAGGAAGAGGAGTTGGATGACCAGAAAATTCAAGTGACTCCTCCAG GCTTCCAGCTTGTCTTCTTGCCCTATGCTGATGATAAGCGGAAGGTGCCCGTTACTGAAAAAGTCATAGCAAACCCAGAGCAGGTGGACAAGATGAAGGCGATTGTTCAGAAGCTCCGCTTCAAGTACAG AAGTGACAGCTTTGAGAACCCAGTGCTACAGCAGCACTTCAGGAACCTGGAGGCCTTGGCTTTGGATCTGATGGAGCCTGAACAAGCCGTCGATCTGACAT TGCCCAAGATTGAAGCAATGAATAAAAGACTGGGCTCCCTGGTGGATGAGTTTAAGGAACTTGTCTACCCACCCGATTAcaatcctgagaggaaagttACCAAGCAGAAACAAG ATGGTGAAGGTTCTGGAAGCAAAAGGCCCAAGATGGAGTTTTCTGAAGAGGAGCTGAAGGCCCACGTCAGCAAGGGCACGCTGGGCAAGTTGACCGTGCCAGTGCTAAGGGAGGCCTGCAGGGTGTATGGGCTAAAGGGTGGGGTGAAGAAGCAGGAGCTGCTGGATGTACTCACCAAGCACTTCCAGAACTGA